One window of Corynebacterium sp. P3-F1 genomic DNA carries:
- the serA gene encoding phosphoglycerate dehydrogenase: MSTVTASVTNPEAKPVVLIADKLAQSTVEALGDSVEVRWVDGPNREELLAAVPEAQALLVRSATTVDSEVLQAAPNLRIVGRAGVGLDNVDVDTATQRGVMVVNAPTSNIHSACEHAIALLLSTARQIPAADKTLRDGEWKRSSFKGVEIFGKTVGIVGFGHIGQLFAQRLAAFETEIIAYDPYANPSRAAQLGVELVELEELVSRADFVTIHLPKTKETQGMFNAELLAKAKEGQIIINAARGGLVDEQALVDAIVNGPIRGAGFDVYSSEPCTDSPLFALDEVVVTPHLGASTSEAQDRAGTDVAASVLKALAGEFVPDAVNVVGGAVGEEVAVWLDLARKLGLLAGKLLDEAPVSLRVTARGELSTVDPSTLALSAVRGLFSGIVEEPVTFVNAPAIAESRGLEVESGVANESRDHRSAIEVQVVSVNGETATVEGALTGLERVEKIVRINGRGVDMRAQGRNLFLSYTDKPGALGHVGAQLGNAGINIEAAALTQSAKGDGAFLILRVESEVPQELEDAVAKSIEADCIQLDLD; this comes from the coding sequence ATGAGCACTGTGACCGCATCCGTGACCAACCCCGAAGCCAAGCCCGTCGTTCTCATTGCTGACAAGCTCGCCCAGTCCACCGTCGAGGCTCTGGGTGATTCTGTCGAGGTGCGGTGGGTGGATGGACCGAACCGCGAGGAGCTGCTTGCTGCGGTCCCTGAGGCCCAGGCATTGCTGGTTCGCTCGGCGACGACGGTGGACAGCGAAGTTCTCCAGGCGGCTCCGAATCTGCGCATTGTTGGTCGTGCGGGCGTCGGTTTGGACAATGTCGACGTGGACACCGCCACTCAGCGCGGCGTGATGGTTGTCAACGCTCCGACCTCGAATATTCACTCCGCGTGCGAGCACGCGATCGCGCTGCTCCTTTCCACTGCGCGCCAGATCCCGGCCGCCGACAAGACCCTGCGTGACGGCGAGTGGAAGCGGTCTTCGTTCAAGGGTGTGGAGATCTTCGGCAAGACTGTCGGCATCGTCGGTTTCGGCCACATCGGCCAGCTTTTCGCGCAGCGTCTGGCGGCATTCGAGACCGAGATCATCGCCTACGACCCGTATGCGAACCCGTCGCGCGCCGCGCAGCTTGGCGTCGAGCTTGTGGAGCTGGAAGAACTCGTCTCTCGCGCAGACTTTGTCACCATTCACCTGCCCAAGACCAAAGAGACGCAGGGCATGTTCAACGCGGAGCTGTTGGCCAAGGCTAAAGAAGGCCAGATCATCATCAACGCAGCACGCGGAGGGCTTGTCGACGAGCAGGCGCTTGTCGACGCAATCGTGAACGGCCCCATCCGCGGCGCCGGTTTCGACGTGTACTCGTCCGAGCCGTGCACGGATTCTCCGCTGTTCGCCCTCGATGAGGTTGTGGTGACGCCGCACCTGGGGGCGTCGACAAGCGAGGCGCAGGACCGCGCGGGCACCGACGTGGCTGCTTCTGTCCTGAAGGCTCTAGCGGGCGAGTTCGTGCCGGACGCTGTCAACGTCGTTGGTGGCGCGGTGGGTGAGGAGGTCGCTGTGTGGCTGGATCTCGCACGCAAGCTCGGCCTGCTCGCGGGCAAGCTGCTTGATGAGGCTCCGGTGTCCCTCCGCGTCACCGCCCGCGGCGAGCTGTCCACCGTAGACCCCTCCACGCTGGCGCTGTCCGCTGTGCGCGGCCTCTTCTCCGGCATTGTGGAGGAGCCCGTCACCTTCGTCAACGCGCCGGCGATCGCCGAGTCCCGCGGACTCGAAGTCGAATCCGGTGTGGCAAACGAGTCGCGCGACCACCGTTCGGCGATCGAGGTCCAAGTCGTTTCCGTGAACGGCGAGACCGCGACTGTCGAGGGTGCGCTGACCGGTCTCGAGCGTGTGGAGAAAATCGTGCGCATCAACGGCCGCGGCGTGGACATGCGCGCTCAGGGCCGCAACCTGTTCCTCTCCTACACGGACAAGCCGGGTGCACTCGGCCACGTCGGTGCTCAGCTCGGCAACGCGGGCATCAACATCGAGGCTGCCGCGCTCACCCAGTCCGCGAAGGGAGACGGCGCGTTCCTCATTCTCCGCGTCGAGTCTGAGGTTCCGCAGGAACTCGAGGACGCAGTGGCCAAGTCCATCGAGGCGGATTGCATTCAACTCGACCTTGACTAA
- a CDS encoding DUF262 domain-containing protein yields the protein MGFTTPSYSLTDLFARAERGELQTPDFQKTYLWDVDRTRTLLSAVLRGYPVGTLLALDTRNEPMRFRPRPLPGTPQTDEQPGLLLLDGQQRLSTLYLTLQGDGRIEVLDFRERNIFRRFFVDVRAAVATDPMPSESIFAVDDDGVVRSHFGPEIAGGITDRQTMVDNYVIPVSALLWEEGNDLLFDMAANTDDPAIREDVKEFHRRVLRPLAAYDMPMTRLDRGTSQIGVGQIFAQANSSGVSMDVFELLTAVFALEDPEFSLAAHWDECEAVLRKYPALDEIDRVRFLRGVSLLVTSTNGSARGHRGDILNLSLHDYLWASRDLLGGFTRAADFLSDRCIFSVDQVPYPHQLVPLAVILARLSWEEGCLDKQTTWDRINQWYWNGVFGELYGAHAPSIRAGSDVDQVTPWAKGGTDEVPKTVEDAFLNESRLLTARAESGVYRGLFSLLMARGARDWRTGKNFTAETEAELRPGFHQVFPAGFCRVHGVDPELAQSVLNRTPLGRRTEAVMEDADPKRYLSRLQSKAIMEDDEFDAVLATHELEPEYLFTSNWQAFFIDRRDRLVGIIEYAMDKRVVRDVTGGLEDTESTEKTEGTENPEGAV from the coding sequence ATGGGGTTTACAACGCCGAGCTACTCGTTGACCGATCTGTTCGCACGCGCTGAACGCGGCGAGCTGCAGACGCCGGATTTCCAAAAAACCTACCTCTGGGATGTCGACCGGACCCGCACACTGTTGTCCGCCGTCCTGCGCGGCTACCCGGTGGGCACGTTACTTGCGCTGGACACGCGCAACGAGCCCATGCGGTTCCGCCCCCGCCCTCTACCTGGAACTCCACAGACAGACGAGCAGCCCGGACTCCTCCTTCTCGACGGGCAGCAACGTTTGTCAACGCTGTACCTGACACTGCAAGGCGACGGTCGTATCGAGGTGCTCGATTTCCGCGAAAGGAACATTTTCCGGCGTTTCTTCGTGGACGTGCGCGCGGCGGTCGCGACCGACCCGATGCCGTCGGAGTCGATCTTCGCGGTTGATGACGATGGCGTGGTGCGCTCGCACTTCGGCCCGGAGATTGCCGGCGGAATCACCGACCGTCAGACAATGGTGGACAATTACGTCATTCCGGTTTCAGCTCTGCTGTGGGAGGAGGGCAATGACCTTCTCTTCGACATGGCCGCCAATACCGACGACCCGGCCATCCGCGAAGACGTGAAGGAATTCCACCGCCGGGTTCTCCGCCCCCTCGCCGCCTACGACATGCCCATGACCCGATTGGACCGCGGGACCTCTCAAATTGGCGTGGGGCAGATCTTCGCACAGGCCAATTCTTCGGGCGTGTCCATGGACGTGTTCGAGCTGCTCACTGCTGTGTTCGCGCTCGAGGATCCGGAATTCTCCCTCGCCGCGCACTGGGACGAATGCGAAGCAGTGCTCCGCAAGTACCCGGCGCTCGATGAGATCGACCGTGTTCGCTTCCTGCGTGGCGTGTCGTTACTGGTCACCAGCACTAACGGATCAGCACGGGGGCACCGCGGGGACATCCTCAATCTCAGCCTGCACGACTACCTCTGGGCATCCCGCGACCTGTTGGGCGGGTTCACCCGTGCCGCGGACTTCCTCTCGGACCGGTGCATTTTCTCCGTTGATCAGGTGCCGTACCCGCACCAGCTCGTCCCGCTCGCGGTCATTCTGGCCCGCTTGTCCTGGGAGGAGGGCTGCCTAGACAAGCAGACCACGTGGGACCGCATCAACCAGTGGTACTGGAACGGGGTCTTTGGCGAGCTCTACGGTGCGCATGCGCCGTCCATCCGCGCAGGCTCCGATGTTGACCAAGTCACACCGTGGGCGAAGGGCGGCACGGATGAGGTTCCCAAGACGGTGGAGGATGCATTCCTCAACGAATCGCGTCTGCTGACTGCCCGGGCAGAATCCGGTGTGTACCGGGGACTGTTCTCCTTGCTCATGGCGCGCGGTGCCCGCGATTGGCGTACCGGAAAGAACTTCACGGCAGAGACCGAGGCGGAACTGCGGCCCGGCTTCCACCAAGTATTCCCCGCCGGTTTCTGCCGTGTGCACGGTGTTGATCCGGAGCTTGCACAGTCGGTGCTCAACCGCACCCCCTTGGGCCGGCGCACTGAAGCGGTGATGGAGGATGCGGATCCGAAACGGTACCTTTCGCGGCTGCAATCCAAGGCGATCATGGAAGACGACGAGTTCGATGCGGTGTTGGCCACACATGAGCTCGAGCCGGAATACCTATTCACGTCGAACTGGCAGGCCTTCTTCATCGACCGCAGGGATCGGCTCGTAGGAATCATCGAGTACGCCATGGATAAGCGTGTCGTGCGAGACGTGACTGGGGGCCTAGAAGACACTGAAAGCACAGAAAAAACCGAGGGCACGGAAAACCCTGAAGGCGCTGTATGA
- a CDS encoding cation diffusion facilitator family transporter, which yields MTEHEVVTMTEHGHGRHSHDHDAGDAPLWALGAALGITAVVFIAELVGGWVSGSMALMADAMHMLSDATGLIIALVALVLGRKPASQYATFGNRRAEVLAAALNAVTVSVISVWIVVEAVRRIGSPEAIDTRTMIIVAVIGLIANGASAAVLQTQRKQSVNIEGAFLHVLVDLFGSVAVIIAGFVIIFTGFTGADVVASLIIAGLVLPRAWGLLKTSVSVLLERVPAGVDPAEVGDALASLDGVEAIHDLHLWTAGGTDVLCTVHLITRGDHGVLLDRAQARLRTLGIEHATIQVEGPTHHEHEVFCVPRSEGD from the coding sequence ATGACGGAACACGAAGTGGTGACCATGACGGAACACGGCCACGGCAGACACAGCCATGACCACGACGCCGGAGACGCGCCCCTCTGGGCGCTGGGAGCAGCCCTCGGCATTACAGCGGTGGTGTTCATTGCCGAGCTGGTGGGCGGCTGGGTATCCGGCTCAATGGCACTCATGGCCGATGCGATGCACATGCTGTCGGACGCGACTGGTCTCATCATTGCTCTCGTGGCCTTGGTGCTGGGGCGAAAGCCGGCGTCGCAATACGCGACATTCGGGAACCGTCGCGCGGAAGTCCTGGCTGCGGCGCTCAACGCGGTAACGGTTTCGGTCATTTCTGTGTGGATCGTCGTGGAGGCGGTCCGACGAATCGGCAGCCCCGAGGCGATCGACACCCGCACGATGATCATCGTCGCCGTGATCGGTTTGATTGCTAACGGAGCATCGGCTGCTGTGCTTCAGACCCAGCGAAAGCAGTCGGTCAATATCGAGGGCGCGTTCCTTCACGTGCTCGTCGACCTTTTTGGATCAGTAGCGGTGATTATCGCCGGTTTCGTCATTATCTTCACGGGCTTCACCGGAGCAGATGTCGTAGCCTCCCTCATCATTGCGGGGCTGGTGCTGCCACGGGCGTGGGGGTTGCTGAAGACGTCGGTAAGCGTGCTGCTAGAACGGGTCCCCGCAGGAGTTGACCCGGCGGAGGTGGGGGATGCGCTTGCCTCGCTTGACGGGGTGGAGGCGATTCACGACCTACATCTCTGGACCGCCGGCGGCACGGACGTTTTATGCACCGTGCACCTGATTACCCGCGGCGACCATGGAGTGCTGCTCGACCGCGCCCAGGCGCGGCTGCGGACTCTCGGAATCGAGCATGCCACCATTCAGGTTGAGGGACCCACCCACCACGAGCACGAGGTTTTCTGCGTCCCTCGCAGTGAGGGCGACTGA